A window of Campylobacter cuniculorum DSM 23162 = LMG 24588 contains these coding sequences:
- the pgsA gene encoding CDP-diacylglycerol--glycerol-3-phosphate 3-phosphatidyltransferase — protein sequence MNLPNTLAVLRMILAPLLFFLLTHHFDGVHQSWINYFATLVFGLAALSDFFDGYIARTWGQTTKLGAILDPLADKMLTLAAFLGLLILGRANEWAVYLILVREFFITGFRVIMASQNLNLAASFTGKLKTGFQITAIIFLTMQWFLGEFLLYLALILTLYSGFEYIYVYIKEKKQ from the coding sequence ATGAATTTACCTAATACTTTAGCTGTGTTAAGAATGATTTTAGCTCCTTTGTTGTTTTTTTTACTCACTCATCATTTTGATGGGGTGCATCAGAGCTGGATTAATTATTTTGCTACTTTGGTATTTGGCTTAGCAGCTTTGAGTGATTTTTTTGATGGTTATATTGCACGTACTTGGGGACAAACGACTAAGCTTGGTGCTATTTTAGACCCTTTAGCGGATAAAATGCTCACTCTTGCAGCTTTTTTGGGGCTTCTTATCTTAGGAAGAGCTAATGAATGGGCGGTTTATCTTATCTTGGTGCGTGAGTTTTTTATCACGGGTTTTAGAGTGATTATGGCGAGTCAAAATTTAAATCTCGCTGCTTCTTTTACAGGTAAGCTTAAAACAGGTTTTCAAATCACTGCCATTATTTTCTTAACAATGCAATGGTTTTTAGGAGAATTTTTACTCTATCTTGCCCTTATTCTCACTTTGTATTCTGGTTTTGAATACATTTATGTTTATATAAAGGAAAAAAAGCAATGA
- the rpsF gene encoding 30S ribosomal protein S6 — MKHYEVLFILKPTLTEEEVNANLEFVKGVLTKNGAELETIVPMGTRKLAYKIKKYERGTYFVIYFKAPTILIAELERVLRITEEVIRFLIVKYESKKEIMAWEKLSRGIKQSKKEIKPLDSPEIQ; from the coding sequence ATGAAACATTACGAGGTTTTATTTATCTTAAAACCTACACTCACCGAAGAAGAGGTGAATGCGAATTTAGAATTCGTCAAAGGAGTCTTGACTAAAAATGGTGCAGAGCTTGAAACCATAGTTCCAATGGGGACAAGAAAACTTGCTTATAAAATTAAAAAATACGAAAGAGGAACTTACTTTGTAATCTACTTTAAAGCTCCTACAATTTTAATTGCAGAACTTGAAAGAGTATTGAGAATTACGGAAGAAGTGATTAGATTTTTGATTGTAAAATATGAAAGCAAAAAAGAAATTATGGCTTGGGAAAAGCTTAGTCGTGGTATTAAACAATCTAAAAAAGAAATCAAACCTTTGGATTCTCCTGAAATTCAATGA
- a CDS encoding CinA family protein, with protein MKHLLFIVGDELIMSQNYKDYIYRAYEEKFQELSEIRIQSKTDKELPFLLEKLMKKYEFITLFADEQCYAIIAKILATLDEDNLILKDETLVPDKAIFAKNSFVSDFKYCKINLLKVNTEEKLPPLLGEIYLDFKYFCLFGIDDESALILLETLRKSFEVSIKASKLLENLTLMKVTSSQAVKIEGFLQSVKKLFGPKVFLGKNPLHFIINKLLEKRLKISFAESCTGGNCASTLTKISGVSEIFEGSIVSYSNRLKHEWLGISESVLEGRGVYSERCVYFMLKGIFKTAQPDFALAISGIAGDEDREGIKAGSVYIGAMFKDGTYLQELLELKGDREFIQKQAVLGAFYLMFKLKPEIFEF; from the coding sequence ATGAAACATTTGCTTTTTATTGTTGGTGATGAGCTTATTATGAGTCAAAATTATAAGGATTATATTTATAGAGCTTATGAAGAAAAATTTCAAGAGCTTAGTGAAATTCGCATACAGAGCAAAACAGATAAAGAATTGCCTTTTTTACTTGAAAAACTTATGAAAAAATACGAATTTATCACTTTATTTGCAGATGAACAATGCTACGCGATTATTGCTAAAATTTTAGCCACACTTGATGAGGACAATCTTATCCTTAAAGATGAAACTTTGGTTCCGGATAAAGCAATCTTTGCTAAAAATAGCTTTGTGAGTGATTTTAAATATTGCAAGATTAATCTTTTAAAAGTCAATACAGAGGAAAAACTTCCGCCCTTGCTTGGCGAAATTTACCTTGATTTTAAATATTTTTGTCTGTTTGGAATCGATGATGAGAGTGCTTTAATCTTGCTTGAAACCCTTAGAAAATCCTTTGAAGTCAGCATTAAGGCTTCAAAACTCTTAGAGAATCTCACTCTTATGAAGGTTACAAGCTCACAAGCTGTAAAGATTGAAGGTTTTTTACAAAGTGTTAAAAAACTCTTTGGTCCCAAAGTTTTTTTAGGAAAAAATCCACTCCATTTTATCATCAATAAACTTTTGGAAAAAAGGTTAAAAATTTCTTTTGCTGAAAGTTGCACGGGAGGAAATTGTGCAAGTACGCTGACAAAAATTTCAGGAGTGAGTGAAATTTTTGAAGGTTCAATCGTAAGTTATTCTAATCGCTTAAAACACGAATGGTTAGGCATTAGCGAGAGTGTTTTAGAAGGAAGAGGGGTTTATAGCGAACGTTGTGTTTATTTTATGCTTAAAGGCATTTTCAAAACCGCTCAACCAGATTTTGCTCTTGCAATCAGTGGCATAGCCGGAGATGAGGATAGAGAAGGGATTAAGGCTGGGAGCGTTTATATCGGTGCTATGTTTAAGGACGGCACTTATTTGCAAGAGCTTTTAGAACTCAAAGGCGATAGAGAATTCATACAAAAACAAGCCGTGCTTGGTGCTTTTTACCTTATGTTTAAACTCAAGCCCGAAATTTTTGAATTTTAA
- the rseP gene encoding RIP metalloprotease RseP: MKSLLLLVAILVLGFKFYSVEFLATLLVISFLIFFHELGHFLAAKSLGVKVEIFSIGFGKALIQKEIKGTNYRLSALPLGGYVKLKGQDDFNPSEENYEQDSYGILTPLKKIYILFAGPFFNLFLAFLLYVIIAYLGVQKLAPQVGNLSPNSPALQAGIKSGDRILELNGIKIQSFDEISKLVTNEPLTLLVKRGEENLIFNLTPKIATTYNEFLQAVQKPIIGISPSGENVVLYYKGLQSLKYAYEESLNAASLIIRGIIKLITTDIEAKNLGGIITMVDITSKAASIGISTLLIITALISVNLGILNLLPIPMLDGGHILFNLYELVFRRKISLKTFEYLSYGGMVLLFGLMLFATYNDIMRFVK; the protein is encoded by the coding sequence ATGAAATCTTTACTTCTTTTGGTTGCGATTCTTGTTTTGGGATTTAAATTTTATTCTGTGGAATTTTTAGCCACTCTTTTAGTCATTTCTTTTTTGATTTTTTTTCACGAATTGGGACATTTTTTAGCGGCAAAATCTTTAGGTGTTAAGGTTGAAATTTTTAGCATAGGTTTTGGTAAAGCTTTAATCCAAAAAGAAATTAAAGGCACAAATTATCGCTTAAGTGCTTTACCTTTGGGAGGTTATGTTAAACTTAAAGGACAAGATGATTTTAATCCTAGCGAAGAAAATTACGAACAAGACAGCTATGGAATTTTAACCCCTCTTAAAAAAATTTACATTCTTTTTGCTGGACCTTTTTTTAATCTTTTTTTAGCTTTTTTGCTTTATGTGATTATTGCTTATTTAGGAGTGCAAAAACTTGCTCCACAAGTTGGCAATCTCTCTCCTAATTCACCGGCTTTACAAGCTGGAATCAAAAGTGGCGACAGAATTTTAGAACTCAATGGAATAAAAATTCAAAGTTTTGATGAAATTTCAAAACTTGTTACAAATGAGCCTTTAACTCTACTTGTAAAAAGGGGAGAAGAAAATTTGATTTTTAATTTAACTCCGAAAATTGCGACAACTTATAATGAATTTTTACAAGCTGTACAAAAACCGATTATAGGTATTTCTCCAAGTGGCGAAAATGTGGTTTTGTATTATAAAGGTTTGCAAAGTTTAAAATACGCCTATGAAGAAAGTCTTAATGCGGCGAGTCTTATTATTAGAGGTATTATCAAGCTCATTACTACAGATATAGAAGCAAAAAATTTAGGTGGAATCATCACTATGGTTGATATCACTTCAAAGGCAGCTAGTATCGGTATATCCACGCTTTTAATCATCACAGCTCTTATTTCTGTCAATCTTGGAATTTTAAATCTCTTGCCCATTCCTATGCTCGATGGCGGACATATTTTATTCAATCTTTACGAGCTTGTTTTTAGGAGAAAAATTTCACTCAAAACCTTTGAATACCTAAGTTATGGAGGTATGGTTTTGCTTTTTGGCTTGATGCTTTTTGCTACTTATAATGATATTATGAGATTTGTAAAATAA
- the ileS gene encoding isoleucine--tRNA ligase, producing the protein MNYKETLLLPNTSFAMRANLAECEPKKFKKWFDKNYAYEKIKQKRKNAQKTFTLHDGPPYANGHIHIGHALNKILKETIIKTHYFNGEKVRYTPGWDCHGLPIEQQVELQLKDKKKDLSKKEIRTLCRKHASEFINIQKNEFKNLGVIADWDKPYITMDFAFEANIYRTLCAIAKKGLLYERSKPVFWSWAAKSALAEAEVEYEDKEDYSSFIAFELDEEALKKLNIKKASAVIWTTTPWTLVANQAIALNPNENYVLTKEGLIFAKALLKNMVKLGLTQGELEKEFEAKEFEGLNAINPLNSRKSLFVLGEHVLMDGGTGLVHTAPGHGEDDYYMGLKYKLEVLMPVDDGGCYDETLRTKGLLPPALLDEFIGLHIFKANEKILELLGKNLIFVSKFIHSYPFCWRTHKPVIYRATKQWFILMDEPKLEGKSLRERAKEQILKTKFYPQSGIKRIGSMIENRPDWCISRQRDWGTPIAFFRDKNTKEIVLDDEILEFIAKIFERQGADSWWELEIKDLLPPNSKYKAENLEKIYDILDVWFDSGSTWNAVLNSGNFDAGEEQASMYLEGSDQHRGWFQSSLLVGTAIKQKAPYQSILTHGFTTDEKGQKMSKSKGNVIAPDYVARTYGVEILRLWILLSDYSSDLKISENILKQVSEQYRKIRNTIRFLLANTNDLKDMQIDEFSFIDKWILTRASLVFKTSKEAFLNYDFSKGFNGLLNFLSADLSGIYLDIIKDRLYCDDKDSPKRKSAQVAMVLITKELLNLLAPNLTYSVDEALEHSNVLIKGEALDVFDLSLEEKFEYDFKIDDKILLLAREKFFEFIDTLKKDKMIKSTLELELQTNSKAILALPRIEMADWFIVSVFEKMGNEEALFEFEIENQKFKIIKAKHNKCPRCWKFEAQDELCPRCQEVIDRM; encoded by the coding sequence ATGAACTATAAAGAAACTTTACTTTTGCCAAATACAAGCTTTGCTATGCGTGCAAATTTAGCCGAATGTGAGCCTAAAAAATTTAAAAAATGGTTCGATAAAAATTATGCTTATGAAAAGATAAAACAAAAACGTAAAAACGCTCAAAAAACTTTTACTTTACATGATGGACCTCCTTATGCAAATGGACACATCCACATAGGACACGCTTTAAATAAAATTTTAAAAGAAACCATTATCAAAACGCATTATTTTAATGGAGAAAAAGTGCGTTATACTCCCGGTTGGGATTGTCATGGGCTTCCTATAGAGCAACAAGTTGAACTTCAGCTTAAGGATAAAAAAAAGGATTTAAGCAAAAAAGAAATTCGCACACTTTGCAGAAAACATGCAAGTGAATTCATAAACATACAAAAAAATGAATTTAAAAATTTAGGCGTGATAGCAGATTGGGATAAACCCTATATTACAATGGATTTTGCGTTTGAAGCAAATATTTACCGCACTTTGTGTGCAATCGCTAAAAAAGGACTATTGTATGAACGTTCTAAACCTGTATTTTGGAGTTGGGCAGCAAAATCCGCTCTGGCTGAAGCCGAAGTGGAATACGAAGACAAAGAAGATTATTCAAGTTTTATCGCATTTGAACTCGATGAAGAGGCTTTAAAAAAATTAAACATTAAAAAAGCAAGTGCGGTTATTTGGACTACGACGCCTTGGACTTTGGTGGCTAATCAAGCCATAGCTTTAAATCCTAATGAAAATTATGTTTTAACAAAAGAGGGTTTGATTTTTGCTAAAGCCTTGCTTAAAAATATGGTAAAACTTGGATTGACTCAAGGAGAGCTTGAAAAAGAATTTGAAGCTAAAGAATTTGAAGGTTTAAATGCAATCAATCCGCTCAATTCAAGAAAATCCCTTTTTGTACTTGGCGAACATGTCTTAATGGACGGAGGAACAGGACTTGTGCATACAGCACCTGGGCATGGAGAAGATGATTATTATATGGGCTTAAAATACAAGCTTGAAGTGTTAATGCCTGTAGATGATGGAGGTTGTTATGATGAAACCTTGAGAACTAAAGGCTTATTACCTCCTGCTTTGCTTGATGAATTTATAGGACTTCATATCTTTAAAGCAAATGAAAAAATCTTAGAACTTTTAGGTAAAAATCTCATCTTTGTTTCAAAATTCATACACTCTTATCCTTTTTGCTGGAGGACTCATAAACCCGTAATTTATAGAGCAACCAAACAATGGTTTATTTTAATGGATGAACCAAAACTTGAAGGAAAAAGTCTAAGAGAAAGAGCTAAAGAACAAATTTTAAAAACAAAATTCTACCCACAAAGCGGGATTAAAAGAATAGGTTCTATGATTGAAAATCGCCCTGATTGGTGCATATCAAGGCAAAGAGATTGGGGGACACCGATTGCATTTTTTAGAGATAAAAATACCAAAGAAATTGTGCTTGATGATGAAATTTTGGAATTTATTGCGAAAATTTTTGAAAGACAAGGAGCAGATTCTTGGTGGGAACTTGAAATCAAAGACTTGCTTCCTCCAAATTCAAAATACAAAGCTGAAAATTTAGAAAAAATTTACGATATTTTAGATGTTTGGTTTGATAGCGGCAGTACTTGGAATGCGGTTTTAAATAGCGGAAATTTCGACGCAGGAGAAGAGCAAGCAAGTATGTATTTAGAAGGAAGCGATCAGCATAGAGGTTGGTTTCAAAGCTCACTTTTAGTGGGGACTGCAATCAAACAAAAAGCCCCTTATCAAAGCATTTTAACACATGGATTTACCACTGATGAAAAGGGACAAAAAATGAGTAAATCCAAAGGCAATGTTATCGCTCCTGACTATGTAGCAAGGACTTATGGAGTTGAAATTTTAAGACTTTGGATACTTTTGAGTGATTATTCAAGTGATTTAAAAATTTCTGAAAATATACTCAAACAAGTGAGCGAACAATACCGCAAAATTCGAAATACCATAAGATTTTTACTCGCAAATACAAATGATTTAAAAGATATGCAAATTGATGAATTTTCTTTTATCGATAAATGGATACTCACTCGTGCAAGTTTGGTGTTTAAAACAAGTAAAGAAGCTTTTTTAAATTATGATTTTTCTAAGGGTTTTAATGGGCTTTTAAATTTTTTAAGTGCGGATTTGAGCGGAATTTATCTTGATATTATCAAAGATAGGCTTTATTGTGATGATAAAGACAGCCCCAAAAGAAAAAGTGCCCAAGTTGCGATGGTTTTAATCACTAAAGAGCTTTTAAATTTATTAGCTCCAAATTTGACTTATAGTGTTGATGAAGCCTTAGAGCATAGCAATGTTTTGATTAAAGGTGAGGCTTTGGATGTGTTTGATTTGAGTTTAGAGGAAAAATTTGAGTATGATTTTAAGATTGATGATAAAATTTTGCTTTTAGCGAGGGAAAAATTTTTTGAATTCATTGACACTCTTAAAAAGGATAAAATGATTAAATCAACCTTAGAGCTTGAACTTCAAACCAATTCAAAAGCCATTTTAGCCCTACCGAGAATTGAAATGGCAGACTGGTTTATAGTCAGTGTCTTTGAAAAAATGGGCAATGAGGAGGCTTTGTTTGAATTTGAAATAGAAAACCAAAAATTTAAAATCATCAAAGCAAAGCACAACAAATGCCCAAGATGCTGGAAATTTGAAGCTCAAGATGAGCTTTGTCCAAGATGTCAAGAAGTGATTGATAGGATGTAA
- the gatA gene encoding Asp-tRNA(Asn)/Glu-tRNA(Gln) amidotransferase subunit GatA, which produces MISLKEALTYSKNELENLKKELNDKAKKQKQIGAFIEQFLGCELNDAGEGVPVAIKDNISVKGWELTCASKILQGYIAPYDASAIVNLKRNGFSPFGRCNMDEFAMGSTTSTSFYGKTLNPLNSNQVPGGSSGGSAAAVAAQLALASLGSDTGGSVRQPAAFCGCVGFKPSYGRVSRYGLASYSSSLDQIGTLTQNVEDAAILYDAIAGHDPMDSTSAKIEFIKTAPRLNPNRKFRIAVIENYIHQTSSEIKTALLKTIDALKANGHELVCKNLLDSKFDIAAYYIIATAEASANLSRYDGVRYGKRSQSKNLKDMYIQTRSEGFGEEVKRRILLGTFVLSSGYYDAYYIKAQKARALIKAKYEEILRDCDLIFMPVTPTTAFSFDTQKTPMQNYLEDVFTISVNLAGLGAISIPVAKDKDGLNISAQLICKAFDEQNLLDGALNLEKIIKQ; this is translated from the coding sequence ATGATTAGTTTAAAAGAAGCTTTAACTTACTCAAAAAATGAACTTGAAAATTTAAAAAAAGAACTCAACGATAAAGCAAAAAAACAAAAACAAATCGGAGCTTTTATTGAGCAATTTTTAGGTTGTGAGCTTAATGATGCAGGAGAGGGTGTGCCTGTGGCAATTAAAGATAATATCAGCGTTAAAGGTTGGGAACTTACTTGTGCTTCTAAAATTTTACAAGGTTATATTGCACCTTATGATGCAAGTGCTATTGTGAATTTAAAACGCAATGGTTTTTCTCCTTTTGGGCGATGCAATATGGACGAATTTGCTATGGGAAGTACAACATCAACTTCATTTTATGGAAAAACTCTTAATCCTTTAAATTCCAATCAAGTTCCGGGCGGAAGTAGTGGTGGAAGTGCCGCAGCAGTAGCGGCTCAACTTGCTTTAGCAAGTTTAGGTTCAGATACAGGCGGCTCTGTGCGTCAGCCTGCGGCATTTTGCGGTTGTGTAGGGTTTAAACCAAGTTATGGAAGGGTGAGTCGCTATGGTTTGGCTTCTTATTCTTCAAGTCTTGATCAAATCGGAACTCTAACACAAAATGTTGAAGATGCTGCGATTTTATATGATGCGATTGCAGGACATGACCCTATGGATAGTACAAGTGCAAAAATAGAATTCATTAAAACAGCACCTCGTTTAAATCCTAATCGTAAATTTAGGATTGCTGTGATTGAAAATTATATCCATCAAACAAGCTCTGAAATTAAAACCGCTTTGTTAAAAACTATAGATGCTTTAAAAGCAAATGGACATGAGCTTGTCTGTAAGAATTTACTTGATTCTAAATTTGATATTGCAGCCTATTATATCATTGCAACAGCTGAAGCAAGTGCGAATTTAAGTCGCTATGATGGGGTAAGATATGGAAAGAGAAGTCAAAGTAAAAACTTGAAAGATATGTATATTCAAACAAGGAGCGAAGGTTTTGGCGAGGAGGTTAAGCGAAGAATTTTGTTAGGAACTTTCGTGCTTAGTAGCGGATATTATGATGCATATTATATTAAGGCTCAAAAGGCAAGGGCTTTGATTAAGGCTAAATATGAAGAAATTCTAAGGGATTGTGATTTGATTTTTATGCCCGTTACTCCAACGACAGCCTTTAGTTTTGACACTCAAAAAACACCGATGCAAAATTATTTGGAGGATGTTTTTACAATCTCTGTTAATTTAGCAGGGCTTGGAGCTATTAGCATACCTGTGGCTAAGGACAAAGACGGCTTAAATATTTCAGCTCAACTGATTTGCAAGGCTTTTGATGAGCAAAATTTGCTTGATGGAGCTTTGAATTTGGAAAAAATTATCAAGCAGTAA